In Silene latifolia isolate original U9 population chromosome 3, ASM4854445v1, whole genome shotgun sequence, a single window of DNA contains:
- the LOC141647674 gene encoding uncharacterized protein LOC141647674 isoform X2 — MGESAEITEECAPGQHRRPQTQNLALEIPPITVQCSPDDSVKINMVPVPSPVPKRVNFSPMHSPSVGRSNSCTTSTTFKNKSSFKSLLPKLSFKFKNASSDIEKDVIFALGSPSSVRGGRPLMTRTFSISRLFTPRESKASSLPVTPISHSNPGSTHGSNKGLAQLLMHRSRSVPVLIDKDGSIRLRDSLNGVYRVIPTPRAQEGASIASRGSTTIIDGNEDDGEDIPEEEAVCRICFVELGEGSETLKMECDCKGELALIHQECAVKWFSIKGNKICEVCKQEVKNLPVTLLRIQNAQSQGNAAQQAQLTGYRVWQDVPVLVIVSMLAYFCFLEQILLKNMGTNAIAVSIPFSCILGLLASMIATTMVKRRFIWVYAAIQFILVVALAHIFSSVVHIITVVSILIASFIGFGATMCGCSLLCEILHWWRIWLSHSVGQPDVETGLPTSTLETANIPQNISNQPETHTPDPTAS, encoded by the exons ATGGGAGAATCAGCTGAAATAACTGAAGAATGTGCACCTGGGCAACACAGAAGACCACAGACACAAAATCTTGCTTTGGAGATACCACCAATAACTGTTCAATGCTCTCCAGATGATTCCGTAAAGATAAATATGGTTCCTGTGCCAAGTCCAGTACCTAAAAGAGTAAATTTTTCACCCATGCACAGCCCTAGTGTTGGTAGATCAAACAGCTGTACAACATCCACTACTTTCAAAAACAAATCATCTTTCAAAAGCCTTCTTCCAAAACTTAGTTTCAAGTTCAAGAATGCTTCTTCGGACATTGAGAAGGATGTCATTTTTGCTCTGGGATCTCCTTCATCTGTAAGAGGTGGGAGGCCACTTATGACAAGAACATTTTCAATTTCAAGGCTTTTCACACCAAGAGAAAGTAAAGCGTCATCATTGCCTGTTACTCCGATCTCTCACTCTAATCCAGGATCAACACATGGTAGCAAT AAAGGGCTAGCCCAACTCCTTATGCACCGCTCACGTTCTGTTCCAGTATTAATCGACAAAGATGGCAGTATACGCCTGCGGGATTCTCTTAATGGAGTGTATCGTGTGATACCAACACCTCGAGCTCAAGAAGGAGCTTCAATTGCATCAAGAGGAAGCACTACCATTATTGACG GTAATGAGGATGACGGGGAAGACATTCCCGAAGAAGAAGCTGTTTGTAGAATATGCTTTGTTGAGCTTGGAGAAGGCTCAGAGACACTAAAGATGGAATGCGATTGCAAAGGGGAACTCGCTCTAATTCACCAGGAATGTGCTGTTAAATGGTTTAGCATCAAAGGTAACAAGATTTGCGAAGTATGTAAACAAGAGGTTAAAAACCTACCGGTTACTCTTTTGCGAATTCAGAATGCTCAGTCACAAGGAAACGCTGCACAGCAAGCTCAATTAACAGGATACAG GGTTTGGCAAGATGTCCCTGTTCTTGTAATCGTAAGCATGCTTGCGTACTTTTGTTTCCTTGAACAGATTTTG CTTAAAAACATGGGTACAAATGCAATAGCTGTTTCTATTCCATTTTCATGTATTTTGGGTCTTCTTGCATCCATGATAGCAACAACAATGG TGAAAAGAAGATTCATTTGGGTATATGCTGCTATTCAATTCATATTGGTGGTTGCCTTGGCCCATATTTTTTCCTCAGTG GTGCACATAATAACAGTAGTATCAATTCTAATTGCTAGCTTTATCGGGTTTGGGGCTACAATGTGTGGATGTTCTCTCTTATGCGAGATTTTGCACTGGTGGAGGATATGGCTATCTCACTCAGTTGGCCAGCCTGATGTTGAGACAGGGCTTCCTACGTCAACGTTGGAAACAGCTAATATCCCACAAAACATTTCCAATCAACCTGAAACTCACACTCCTGATCCTACAGCCTCATGA
- the LOC141647674 gene encoding uncharacterized protein LOC141647674 isoform X1 codes for MGTHQQEQLSDNQHHHHHQELRTIADHQMGESAEITEECAPGQHRRPQTQNLALEIPPITVQCSPDDSVKINMVPVPSPVPKRVNFSPMHSPSVGRSNSCTTSTTFKNKSSFKSLLPKLSFKFKNASSDIEKDVIFALGSPSSVRGGRPLMTRTFSISRLFTPRESKASSLPVTPISHSNPGSTHGSNKGLAQLLMHRSRSVPVLIDKDGSIRLRDSLNGVYRVIPTPRAQEGASIASRGSTTIIDGNEDDGEDIPEEEAVCRICFVELGEGSETLKMECDCKGELALIHQECAVKWFSIKGNKICEVCKQEVKNLPVTLLRIQNAQSQGNAAQQAQLTGYRVWQDVPVLVIVSMLAYFCFLEQILLKNMGTNAIAVSIPFSCILGLLASMIATTMVKRRFIWVYAAIQFILVVALAHIFSSVVHIITVVSILIASFIGFGATMCGCSLLCEILHWWRIWLSHSVGQPDVETGLPTSTLETANIPQNISNQPETHTPDPTAS; via the exons ATGGGCACTCATCAACAAGAACAACTATCTGataatcaacatcatcatcatcatcaagaatTGCGCACAATTGCAGACCACCAG ATGGGAGAATCAGCTGAAATAACTGAAGAATGTGCACCTGGGCAACACAGAAGACCACAGACACAAAATCTTGCTTTGGAGATACCACCAATAACTGTTCAATGCTCTCCAGATGATTCCGTAAAGATAAATATGGTTCCTGTGCCAAGTCCAGTACCTAAAAGAGTAAATTTTTCACCCATGCACAGCCCTAGTGTTGGTAGATCAAACAGCTGTACAACATCCACTACTTTCAAAAACAAATCATCTTTCAAAAGCCTTCTTCCAAAACTTAGTTTCAAGTTCAAGAATGCTTCTTCGGACATTGAGAAGGATGTCATTTTTGCTCTGGGATCTCCTTCATCTGTAAGAGGTGGGAGGCCACTTATGACAAGAACATTTTCAATTTCAAGGCTTTTCACACCAAGAGAAAGTAAAGCGTCATCATTGCCTGTTACTCCGATCTCTCACTCTAATCCAGGATCAACACATGGTAGCAAT AAAGGGCTAGCCCAACTCCTTATGCACCGCTCACGTTCTGTTCCAGTATTAATCGACAAAGATGGCAGTATACGCCTGCGGGATTCTCTTAATGGAGTGTATCGTGTGATACCAACACCTCGAGCTCAAGAAGGAGCTTCAATTGCATCAAGAGGAAGCACTACCATTATTGACG GTAATGAGGATGACGGGGAAGACATTCCCGAAGAAGAAGCTGTTTGTAGAATATGCTTTGTTGAGCTTGGAGAAGGCTCAGAGACACTAAAGATGGAATGCGATTGCAAAGGGGAACTCGCTCTAATTCACCAGGAATGTGCTGTTAAATGGTTTAGCATCAAAGGTAACAAGATTTGCGAAGTATGTAAACAAGAGGTTAAAAACCTACCGGTTACTCTTTTGCGAATTCAGAATGCTCAGTCACAAGGAAACGCTGCACAGCAAGCTCAATTAACAGGATACAG GGTTTGGCAAGATGTCCCTGTTCTTGTAATCGTAAGCATGCTTGCGTACTTTTGTTTCCTTGAACAGATTTTG CTTAAAAACATGGGTACAAATGCAATAGCTGTTTCTATTCCATTTTCATGTATTTTGGGTCTTCTTGCATCCATGATAGCAACAACAATGG TGAAAAGAAGATTCATTTGGGTATATGCTGCTATTCAATTCATATTGGTGGTTGCCTTGGCCCATATTTTTTCCTCAGTG GTGCACATAATAACAGTAGTATCAATTCTAATTGCTAGCTTTATCGGGTTTGGGGCTACAATGTGTGGATGTTCTCTCTTATGCGAGATTTTGCACTGGTGGAGGATATGGCTATCTCACTCAGTTGGCCAGCCTGATGTTGAGACAGGGCTTCCTACGTCAACGTTGGAAACAGCTAATATCCCACAAAACATTTCCAATCAACCTGAAACTCACACTCCTGATCCTACAGCCTCATGA
- the LOC141649132 gene encoding protein FAR1-RELATED SEQUENCE 5-like — MKRIRLCCTWGANPNKQNGFKDIANFEKCQFAIEASLQNDFIVIGQCSLEHNHELKRENTRHMVSHRMFDEYFKRQALLNDAVGISIANNFQILAREAGGHENLHINQRDIRNFLNQEQRRSRINGDAAALEAQFIKLKEVDPDFYNAMETDFEGKLLNVFWADGRYRGMTKAFGDAISYDATFCVNRYKIPFTPFVGVNHHGSTIVLAAALVSHEDAESFTWIFRKWYQEIIVDLWKIIDDSADSDDFEEAWHHFVTNYQNALRSTVEDELKFNFACDERPSPYNKTIIAEEVFQRAYTNNMFREVKDEVNGLIHTKAESHLNIGNLSSFNVTDEVTTPFWNRREKRYNVTVNLDFGEFNCTCKLFEFQGILCRYIIRVLQLKKVQFIPDKYILNRWRKDLVRGYEHLPVGYYNHGESERLKRSLAVTMKKDYIYRLTLHDDEMYALYEAESAKVVKALAAHVGIETLNEMGAGSDVTRVWGRKRLQPKENNLRHMVRNVPPPTEGALRDPVDKRGAGRGSRPRQKKVRRAVNFDETGPLQQTPR; from the exons ATGAAGCGAATAAGATTATGTTGCACATGGGGGGCCAATCCGAACAAACAAAATGGGTTTAAAGACATTGCAAACTTTGAGAAATGCCAATTTGCAATAGAAGCATCGTTACAAAATGATTTTATTGTCATCGGCCAGTGTTCATTGGAGCACAATCACGAATTAAAACGTGAAAATACTCGTCACATGGTTAGTCACCGGATGTTTGACGAATATTTTAAAAGACAGGCCTTATTGAACGACGCTGTCGGTATTTCTATTGCTAATAACTTTCAAATTCTCGCTAGAGAAGCGGGTGGGCATGAAAATTTACACATCAACCAGCGTGACATACGGAATTTTCTTAATCAAGAACAAAGACGTAGTAGAATTAACGGGGATGCAGCGGCTTTGGAGGCACAATTTATTAAACTTAAGGAAGTCGATCCAGATTTTTACAACGCTATGGAGACGGATTTTGAAGGCAAGCTACTAAACGTGTTTTGGGCTGACGGACGTTATAGAGGAATGACAAAGGCATTTGGTGATGCAATTTCTTATGATGCTACATTTTGTGTTAACAG GTACAAAATACCCTTTACTCCATTTGTTGGCGTAAATCATCACGGTAGTACTATTGTGCTTGCCGCCGCTTTGGTTTCACATGAAGATGCGGAAAGCTTCACTTGGATTTTTAGAAAATG GTACCAAGAGATTATTGTTGACCTTTGGAAAATTATTGACGACAGTGCAGATAGCGATGACTTTGAGGAGGCATGGCATCATTTTGTCACTAA TTATCAAAATGCACTCAGGTCCACGGTCGAGGATGAATTAAAGTTTAACTTTGCTTGTGACGAAAGACCGTCTCCTTATAATAAGACAATCATAGCTGAGGAAGTCTTCCAAAGGGCTTACACAAATAACATGTTCAGAGAGGTGAAGGATGAGGTAAACGGTCTTATACACACCAAGGCCGAGTCTCATTTGAACATTGGGAATTTATCTTCGTTTAATGTAACGGATGAGGTGACAACACCATTTTGGAACCGTCGAGAGAAAAGGTACAATGTTACGGTGAACTTGGACTTTGGTGAGTTTAATTGTACTTGTAAACTTTTCGAGTTTCAAGGTATATTGTGTAGGTATATTATTCGTGTACTACAGCTGAAGAAAGTGCAGTTTATTCCCGACAAGTACATTTTGAATCGATGGCGAAAGGACTTGGTTCGGGGTTATGAGCACCTTCCTGTTGGGTACTACAATCATGGTGAGTCTGAACGACTCAAGCGATCTCTTGCGGTCACGATGAAGAAAGACTACATATATAGGCTGACATTACATGATGATGAGATGTATGCCTTATATGAGGCTGAATCAGCCAAGGTGGTTAAGGCATTAGCGGCGCATGTCGGCATTGAGACACTCAACGAAATGGGAGCAGGCTCCGATGTAACAAGGGTGTGGGGCCGTAAAAGATTACAACCGAAGGAGAACAACCTACGCCACATGGTACGGAACGTACCTCCTCCTACGGAAGGCGCCTTGAGAGACCCCGTTGATAAAAGAGGTGCAGGTAGAGGTTCTAGGCCTAGGCAAAAGAAAGTAAGGAGAGCTGTAAACTTCGACGAAACAGGTCCTTTGCAACAAACACCGCGGTGA